In the Malus domestica chromosome 16, GDT2T_hap1 genome, one interval contains:
- the LOC103430749 gene encoding ATP-citrate synthase alpha chain protein 2 isoform X1, producing the protein MARKKIREYDSKRLLKQHLKRLAGIDLQINSAQVTESTDFTELANELPWLSSTRLVVKPDMLFGKRGKSGLVALNLDMAQVAEFVKQRLGKEVEMGGCKAPITTFIVEPFMPHDQEFYLSIVSERLGSTVSFSECGGIEIEENWDKVKTIFLPTEKPMTNDACAPLIATLPLEVRDKIGDFIKGVISVFQDLDFSFLEMNPFTLVDGEPYPLDMRGELDDTAAFKNFNKWGSVEFPLPFGRVLSPTETFIHSLDEKTSASLKFTVLNPKGRIWTMVAGGGASVIYADTVGDLGYASELGNYAEYSGAPNEEEVLQYARVVVDCATADPDGRKRALIIGGGIANFTDVAATFSGIIRALREKESKLKAARMHIFVRRGGPNYQTGLAKMRALGEELGVPLEVYGPEATMTGICKQAIECIVDEA; encoded by the exons ATGGCCCGGAAGAAGATCAGAGAATACGACTCCAAGAGGCTGCTCAAGCAGCACCTGAAACGACTCGCTGGAATCGACCTCCAGATCAACTCAGCTCAGGTGACCGAGTCGACGGACTTCACCGAGTTGGCGAACGAGCTGCCATGGCTGTCATCGACGCGGCTGGTGGTGAAGCCGGACATGCTTTTCGGAAAGCGCGGGAAGAGCGGCCTCGTCGCCCTGAACTTGGACATGGCGCAGGTCGCCGAGTTCGTCAAGCAGCGACTCGGTAAGGAG GTTGAGATGGGAGGATGTAAGGCGCCGATTACGACGTTTATAGTGGAGCCATTCATGCCTCATGATCAAGAATTTTACCTCTCGATTGTGTCTGAAAGGCTCGGATCAACCGTGAGCTTTTCGGAGTGTGGAGGGATCGAAATTGAAGAGAACTGGGACAAG GTTAAGACTATATTTCTTCCGACCGAGAAGCCTATGACGAATGATGCTTGTGCTCCATTGATTGCCACTCTTCCATTGGAG GTCAGAGATAAAATTGGGGATTTCATAAAGGGCGTAATTTCTGTATTCCAGG ATTTGGATTTTAGTTTCCTGGAAATGAACCCATTTACCTTGGTTGACGGTGAACCTTATCCATTAGATATGAGGGGGGAGCTGGATGACACTGCTGCCTTCAAGAACTTCAATAA ATGGGGCAGTGTGGAGTTTCCACTGCCTTTCGGCAGAGTCTTAAGTCCTACAGAAACGTTTATTCATTCTCTGGATGAAAAG ACAAGCGCATCCTTAAAATTCACTGTGTTGAACCCAAAAGGACGCATCTGGACCATGGTAGCTGGAGGGGGTGCAAGTGTTATTTATGCTGATACT GTTGGAGATTTGGGTTATGCTTCAGAACTTGGAAATTATGCAGAGTATAGTGGAGCTCCAAATGAGGAAGAGGTGTTGCAATATGCAAGAGTTGTGGTCGAT TGTGCAACAGCTGATCCAGATGGTCGTAAAAGAGCTCTAATAATTGGAGGTGGTATAGCCAATTTCACAGACGTAGCTGCTACATTCAGTGGAATTATTAGAGCCCTAAGGGAGAAG GAATCCAAGCTAAAAGCGGCAAGAATGCATATATTTGTGAGAAGGGGCGGTCCAAATTATCAAACTGgtttggcaaagatgcgtgctTTGGGGGAAGAACTCGGAGTTCCTCTTGAG GTTTATGGCCCTGAGGCAACAATGACCGGAATTTGCAAGCAAGCAATTGAGTGCATCGTGGATGAAGCTTAA
- the LOC103430749 gene encoding ATP-citrate synthase alpha chain protein 2 isoform X2, whose product MARKKIREYDSKRLLKQHLKRLAGIDLQINSAQVTESTDFTELANELPWLSSTRLVVKPDMLFGKRGKSGLVALNLDMAQVAEFVKQRLGKEVEMGGCKAPITTFIVEPFMPHDQEFYLSIVSERLGSTVSFSECGGIEIEENWDKVRDKIGDFIKGVISVFQDLDFSFLEMNPFTLVDGEPYPLDMRGELDDTAAFKNFNKWGSVEFPLPFGRVLSPTETFIHSLDEKTSASLKFTVLNPKGRIWTMVAGGGASVIYADTVGDLGYASELGNYAEYSGAPNEEEVLQYARVVVDCATADPDGRKRALIIGGGIANFTDVAATFSGIIRALREKESKLKAARMHIFVRRGGPNYQTGLAKMRALGEELGVPLEVYGPEATMTGICKQAIECIVDEA is encoded by the exons ATGGCCCGGAAGAAGATCAGAGAATACGACTCCAAGAGGCTGCTCAAGCAGCACCTGAAACGACTCGCTGGAATCGACCTCCAGATCAACTCAGCTCAGGTGACCGAGTCGACGGACTTCACCGAGTTGGCGAACGAGCTGCCATGGCTGTCATCGACGCGGCTGGTGGTGAAGCCGGACATGCTTTTCGGAAAGCGCGGGAAGAGCGGCCTCGTCGCCCTGAACTTGGACATGGCGCAGGTCGCCGAGTTCGTCAAGCAGCGACTCGGTAAGGAG GTTGAGATGGGAGGATGTAAGGCGCCGATTACGACGTTTATAGTGGAGCCATTCATGCCTCATGATCAAGAATTTTACCTCTCGATTGTGTCTGAAAGGCTCGGATCAACCGTGAGCTTTTCGGAGTGTGGAGGGATCGAAATTGAAGAGAACTGGGACAAG GTCAGAGATAAAATTGGGGATTTCATAAAGGGCGTAATTTCTGTATTCCAGG ATTTGGATTTTAGTTTCCTGGAAATGAACCCATTTACCTTGGTTGACGGTGAACCTTATCCATTAGATATGAGGGGGGAGCTGGATGACACTGCTGCCTTCAAGAACTTCAATAA ATGGGGCAGTGTGGAGTTTCCACTGCCTTTCGGCAGAGTCTTAAGTCCTACAGAAACGTTTATTCATTCTCTGGATGAAAAG ACAAGCGCATCCTTAAAATTCACTGTGTTGAACCCAAAAGGACGCATCTGGACCATGGTAGCTGGAGGGGGTGCAAGTGTTATTTATGCTGATACT GTTGGAGATTTGGGTTATGCTTCAGAACTTGGAAATTATGCAGAGTATAGTGGAGCTCCAAATGAGGAAGAGGTGTTGCAATATGCAAGAGTTGTGGTCGAT TGTGCAACAGCTGATCCAGATGGTCGTAAAAGAGCTCTAATAATTGGAGGTGGTATAGCCAATTTCACAGACGTAGCTGCTACATTCAGTGGAATTATTAGAGCCCTAAGGGAGAAG GAATCCAAGCTAAAAGCGGCAAGAATGCATATATTTGTGAGAAGGGGCGGTCCAAATTATCAAACTGgtttggcaaagatgcgtgctTTGGGGGAAGAACTCGGAGTTCCTCTTGAG GTTTATGGCCCTGAGGCAACAATGACCGGAATTTGCAAGCAAGCAATTGAGTGCATCGTGGATGAAGCTTAA
- the LOC103430742 gene encoding signal recognition particle 19 kDa protein gives MDKETPNIKKWIVLYPVYINSKKTVAEGRRISVAKACEGPTCAEIGDCCSYFKLPFAIEIDKAYPRDFMQIGRVRVLLKKEDGTPYNPDITSRKQLMLKVAEMVPRHPGRTKKQESAASASSAGPAKSGKHGKKKR, from the exons ATGGATAAGGAGACCCCCAATATAAAGAAGTGGATTGTTCTTTATCCGGTTTATATTAACTCGAAGAAAACTGTGGCTGAAGGGAGGCGAATCAGTGTTGCGAAAGCGTGCGAGGGTCCTACTTGTGCTGAGATTGGTGATTGCTGCAGCTATTTTAAACTCCCATTTGCAATCGAG ATAGATAAGGCTTATCCACGTGATTTCATGCAAATTGGGAGAGTGAGGGTCTTGCTCAAAAAGGAAGATGGAACTCCATATAATCCAGACATTACTTCCA GGAAACAGCTGATGCTGAAAGTTGCGGAGATGGTTCCTCGGCATCCCGGtaggactaagaagcaggagtCCGCCGCATCCGCGTCAAGTGCTGGACCTGCCAAATCTGGGAAAcatggaaagaaaaagagataG
- the LOC139192848 gene encoding mediator of RNA polymerase II transcription subunit 21-like, producing the protein MDAISQLQEKVNTIATIAFTTIGTLQRDAPPVRISPNYPEAGSAPTPNPNPNPNPNPTPNPNPTPESDTEFAKQPKLMSADLVKAAKQFDALVAALPLSEGGEEAQLRRIAQLQAENDAVGQQLEKQLEAAERELQEVRELFGEAADHCLNMKKSD; encoded by the exons ATGGACGCAATCAGCCAGTTGCAAGAAAAGGTGAACACGATCGCGACAATTGCTTTCACCACCATCGGAACGCTACAACGGGATGCGCCTCCGGTCCGAATCTCCCCGAATTACCCGGAAGCCGGATCCGCACCGACCCCCAATCCGAATCCGAATCCCAACCCGAATCCGACTCCAAACCCGAATCCGACTCCGGAAAGTGATACGGAGTTCGCGAAGCAACCCAAGCTGATGAGTGCTGATCTAGTGAAAGCAGCAAAGCAG TTTGATGCATTGGTGGCGGCGCTGCCGTTGTCGGAGGGAGGCGAGGAAGCTCAGCTGAGGAGGATTGCTCAGCTTCAGGCCGAGAACGACGCCGTCGGCCAACAACTTGAGAAGCAACTGGAAGCTGCAG AGAGAGAATTGCAAGAGGTCAGAGAGTTGTTTGGAGAAGCAGCAGATCACTGTTTGAACATGAAGAAATCAGATTGA
- the LOC139192849 gene encoding uncharacterized protein has product MTMGTTTQAYGESRYWDNRYANESESFDWYQKYQSLAPLINLYVPRHPNQHNRILVVGCGNSAFSEGMADDGYEDVVSIDISSVVIQTMQSKYSNRPHLKYLQMDVRDMSAFETASFDAVVDKGTLDSLLCGINSRQNATEMLEEVWRVLKDKGVYFLVTYGAPLYRLRLLRESCSWMIKLHVIEKLSCEDKPEPPIWDLTNPVPLHGDGSSAEELLGNNPDVHYIYICTKDNSLKPGVKREPSVD; this is encoded by the exons atgacgaTGGGAACGACGACGCAGGCGTACGGCGAGTCGCGGTACTGGGACAACCGCTACGCCAACGAATCAGAATCGTTCGATTGGTACCAAAAGTACCAATCTTTGGCTCCGCTGATCAATCTCTACGTCCCTCGCCATCCCAACCAACACAACCGCATCCTTGTCGTCGGCTGCGGAAACTCAG CGTTCAGCGAGGGGATGGCCGATGATGGGTACGAGGATGTGGTTAGTATTGACATTTCATCTGTGGTCATCCAAACTATGCAGAGCAAGTACTCGAATCGTCCACACCTCaaat ATTTGCAAATGGATGTTCGAGATATGAGTGCTTTCGAAACTGCTTCCTTTGATGCTGTTGTTGACAAGG gaaCTCTAGATTCTCTTTTG TGTGGAATTAATTCGCGGCAAAATGCTACCGAGATGCTTGAGGAAGTTTGGAG GGTCCTCAAGGATAAAGGAGTCTACTTTCTG GTAACATACGGTGCCCCATTGTATCGTTTGCGCTTGTTGAGAGAGTCATGCTCGTGGATGATAAAACTCCATGTGATAG AGAAACTTTCCTGTGAAGATAAACCAGAACCTCCAATATGGGATCTGACAAATCCTGTTCCGCTGCATGGTGATGGAAGCTCAGCGGAGGAATTGCTAGGAAACAACCCTGATGTTCATTATATTTACATTTGTACGAAG GATAATTCTTTAAAGCCAGGCGTTAAGCGTGAACCCTCGGTCGATTGA